One Solirubrobacter pauli DNA segment encodes these proteins:
- the lepA gene encoding translation elongation factor 4, translating to MADQSHIRNFSIIAHIDHGKSTLADRILELTQTVDPRSMRAQLLDSMDLERERGITIKAQAVRVFYTAQDGETYQFHLIDTPGHVDFTYEVSRSLAACEGALLVVDASQGVEAQTVANTYLAIDAGLELIPTMNKVDLPGAEPERVGEEIAELIGEDPDQVRRISAKTGEGVLDVLEQIVQRVPPPAGDPEAAPRALIFDSEYDQYRGVIAYIRVVDGTFRKGETILGMQTGTQAEIDDIGFFTPAQLPAEQLGPGEVGYLITGIKDVTQLAVGETLTIKRNPAQEALPGYREVKPMVFCGLFPMNNDDYPELRDALEKLTLNDAALSWESETSDALGFGFRCGFLGLLHMDIVRERLEREYDLELMATMPSVEFEITLTDGNVIPVHNPTDMPDPARIAEVREPYIRASILTPKEYIGQIMELCQDRRGNHSGMHYLSADRVQLTYDLPLAEVVLDFFDQLKTRTKGYASLDYEPIGLRPSNLVKLDVLLGGDAVDALSMVVHRDKAYEQGKQMTERLRKRIPRQQYDVPIQAAVGAKIIARETVKAFRKDVTAKCYGGDISRKRKLLERQKEGKKRMKQVGRIEVPQEAFLAVLELADEK from the coding sequence TTGGCCGACCAGTCGCACATCCGCAACTTCTCGATCATCGCCCACATCGACCACGGCAAGTCGACGCTGGCGGACCGGATCCTGGAGCTCACCCAAACCGTCGACCCCCGGTCGATGCGCGCCCAGCTGCTCGACTCCATGGACCTGGAGCGCGAGCGCGGCATCACGATCAAGGCGCAGGCCGTGCGCGTCTTCTACACGGCGCAGGACGGTGAGACCTACCAGTTCCACCTGATCGACACGCCCGGCCACGTGGACTTCACGTACGAGGTCAGCCGCTCGCTGGCCGCGTGCGAGGGCGCGCTGCTCGTCGTCGACGCCTCCCAGGGCGTGGAGGCGCAGACCGTCGCCAACACCTACCTGGCGATCGACGCCGGCCTCGAGCTCATCCCGACCATGAACAAGGTCGACCTGCCGGGCGCCGAGCCCGAGCGGGTGGGGGAGGAGATCGCGGAGCTGATCGGCGAGGACCCTGACCAGGTGCGGCGGATCTCCGCCAAGACCGGCGAGGGCGTGCTCGACGTGCTCGAGCAGATCGTGCAGCGCGTCCCGCCGCCCGCCGGCGACCCCGAGGCCGCGCCGCGCGCGTTGATCTTCGACTCCGAGTACGACCAGTACCGCGGCGTGATCGCCTACATCCGCGTCGTCGACGGCACGTTCCGCAAGGGCGAGACGATCCTCGGCATGCAGACCGGCACGCAGGCCGAGATCGACGACATCGGCTTCTTCACGCCCGCGCAGCTCCCGGCGGAGCAGCTCGGTCCGGGTGAGGTCGGCTACCTGATCACGGGCATCAAGGACGTCACCCAGCTCGCCGTCGGTGAGACGCTGACGATCAAGCGCAACCCCGCGCAGGAAGCGCTGCCGGGCTATCGCGAAGTCAAGCCGATGGTGTTCTGCGGCCTGTTCCCGATGAACAACGACGACTACCCGGAGCTCCGGGACGCGCTCGAGAAGCTGACGCTGAACGACGCGGCGTTGTCGTGGGAGTCCGAGACCTCGGACGCGCTCGGCTTCGGGTTCCGCTGCGGCTTCCTCGGCCTGCTGCACATGGACATCGTGCGCGAGCGCCTGGAGCGCGAGTACGACCTCGAGCTGATGGCGACGATGCCGTCGGTGGAGTTCGAGATCACGCTCACCGACGGGAACGTGATCCCGGTCCATAACCCGACGGACATGCCCGACCCGGCGCGCATCGCCGAGGTCCGCGAGCCCTACATCCGCGCCTCGATCCTGACGCCGAAGGAGTACATCGGCCAGATCATGGAGCTGTGCCAGGACCGCCGCGGCAACCACTCGGGCATGCACTACCTGAGCGCCGACCGAGTGCAGCTCACGTACGACCTGCCGCTGGCCGAGGTCGTCCTGGACTTCTTCGACCAGCTCAAGACGCGCACGAAGGGCTACGCGTCGCTGGACTACGAGCCGATCGGCCTGCGCCCCTCGAACCTCGTCAAGCTCGACGTGCTGCTCGGCGGCGACGCCGTGGACGCGCTGAGCATGGTCGTCCACCGCGACAAGGCCTACGAGCAGGGCAAGCAGATGACCGAGCGGCTGCGCAAGCGGATCCCGCGCCAGCAGTACGACGTGCCGATCCAGGCCGCCGTCGGCGCGAAGATCATCGCCCGCGAGACCGTCAAGGCCTTCCGCAAGGACGTCACGGCCAAGTGCTACGGCGGCGACATCAGCCGCAAGCGCAAGCTGCTCGAGCGCCAGAAGGAAGGCAAGAAGCGGATGAAGCAGGTCGGCCGCATCGAGGTCCCGCAGGAGGCGTTCCTGGCCGTGCTGGAGCTGGCGGACGAGAAGTGA
- a CDS encoding FAS1-like dehydratase domain-containing protein, translating to MSHSDTYLVGREKIREYAASIGEQSPICNDVAAAREAGYEDVVAPPMFAAVYKWRAMGPAVLDPEIGIDFSRLVHGAQDFTWHLPVVAGDEITTEASFVDKAKRADITVYTFSSRSTNQRGELVCEGTWTNFVR from the coding sequence GTGAGCCACTCGGACACGTACCTGGTCGGGCGCGAGAAGATCCGCGAGTACGCGGCGTCGATCGGCGAGCAGTCGCCGATCTGCAACGACGTCGCCGCGGCGCGTGAGGCCGGCTACGAGGACGTCGTCGCTCCGCCGATGTTCGCCGCCGTCTACAAGTGGCGCGCGATGGGCCCGGCCGTGCTGGACCCGGAGATCGGCATCGACTTCTCCCGTCTCGTCCACGGCGCGCAGGACTTCACTTGGCACCTGCCCGTGGTCGCCGGCGACGAGATCACCACCGAGGCGTCGTTCGTCGACAAGGCCAAGCGCGCCGACATCACCGTGTACACATTCAGCTCGCGCTCGACCAACCAGCGCGGCGAGCTCGTCTGCGAGGGGACATGGACGAACTTCGTGAGGTGA
- a CDS encoding MaoC/PaaZ C-terminal domain-containing protein, giving the protein MDELREVTVTPGRYTTYHYAGASGDFNPIHLDDEFARSVELPSKILHGLWTMAQVARAQTDVVGDPLALKSLSVQFRGMGVPEQDIVITSKLKSQENGEAVFDCEAVQDGNKLVRRGKAVVRVTGSS; this is encoded by the coding sequence ATGGACGAACTTCGTGAGGTGACGGTCACGCCCGGCCGGTACACGACGTACCACTACGCCGGCGCGTCGGGGGACTTCAACCCGATCCACCTGGACGACGAGTTCGCCCGGTCGGTCGAGCTGCCGTCGAAGATCCTCCATGGCCTGTGGACGATGGCGCAGGTCGCGCGCGCCCAGACCGACGTGGTCGGCGACCCGCTCGCGCTCAAGTCGCTGAGCGTCCAGTTCCGCGGCATGGGCGTGCCCGAGCAGGACATCGTCATAACCTCGAAGCTCAAGTCGCAGGAGAACGGCGAGGCCGTCTTCGACTGCGAGGCGGTCCAGGACGGCAACAAGCTCGTCCGGCGCGGCAAGGCCGTCGTGCGCGTCACCGGCAGTTCTTAG
- the hrcA gene encoding heat-inducible transcriptional repressor HrcA produces MLTPRQDLLLSKVVDGFARTGQPVGSKTLAADPEVTAGPSTIRNELAVLEERGLLAHPHTSAGRVPTDAGYRYYVDRLMPEAPREQLGLSLVRREVDDAMRETTETLSQVTNLLALVTAPPIATTTIRHIEVLLLQPQVLMVVVITSTGGVSKKVFTFDRPVDAGLADWAGSYLNERLVGMGLGARMLGSRLNDVSLPATERAFVTELAPAFLELVETADDTLYVDGAHRLLSEYRFQDVSQLNALMEMLERRVSMLGVLSTALGSRGTYVRIGIENPQPALQSLSLVAANYGLPQRNLGTVSVIGPTRMDYSRAIRTVREAAHELSRFVEELY; encoded by the coding sequence GTGCTTACGCCCCGTCAGGACCTCCTGCTGAGCAAGGTGGTCGACGGGTTCGCGCGGACCGGGCAGCCGGTGGGCTCCAAGACGCTGGCGGCTGACCCCGAAGTCACTGCGGGACCGTCGACGATCCGCAACGAGCTCGCCGTGCTCGAAGAGCGCGGGCTGCTCGCGCATCCGCACACGTCCGCGGGGCGCGTGCCGACCGACGCGGGCTACCGCTACTACGTGGACCGGCTGATGCCCGAGGCCCCGCGCGAGCAGCTCGGGCTGTCGCTGGTGCGGCGCGAGGTCGACGACGCCATGCGCGAGACGACCGAGACGCTCTCGCAGGTGACGAACCTGCTGGCGCTGGTCACCGCGCCGCCGATCGCCACGACGACGATCCGCCACATCGAGGTCCTGCTGCTCCAGCCGCAGGTGCTGATGGTGGTCGTGATCACGTCCACGGGCGGGGTGTCGAAGAAGGTCTTCACGTTCGACCGGCCGGTGGACGCGGGGCTCGCGGACTGGGCGGGCTCGTACCTGAACGAGCGGCTCGTCGGCATGGGCCTGGGCGCGCGGATGCTCGGCTCGCGCCTGAACGACGTGTCGCTGCCGGCGACGGAGCGCGCGTTCGTGACCGAGCTCGCGCCGGCCTTCCTCGAGCTGGTCGAGACCGCCGACGACACGCTGTACGTCGACGGCGCGCACCGGCTGCTGAGCGAGTACCGCTTCCAGGACGTCTCCCAGCTCAACGCGCTGATGGAGATGCTCGAGCGGCGCGTCTCGATGCTCGGCGTCCTGTCGACCGCGCTGGGCTCCCGCGGCACGTACGTGCGGATCGGGATCGAGAACCCCCAGCCGGCCCTGCAGTCGCTCTCGCTGGTGGCCGCCAACTACGGCCTGCCGCAGCGCAATCTTGGAACGGTGTCGGTGATCGGGCCGACCCGGATGGACTATTCCCGCGCGATCCGCACGGTGCGCGAGGCCGCGCACGAGCTGTCGCGCTTTGTCGAGGAGCTCTACTAG
- the dnaJ gene encoding molecular chaperone DnaJ: MPRDYYEVLGVDREADEATIKKSFRRLARELHPDVNAHDPQAEEKFKEAAEAYEVLSDADRRRTYDAYGHEGLKGAGGAPNFQDFGSISDLFSAFFGQGGFDQAFGGTRMRGGAVQGGDVAIAVQITLQDAARGSEIEVAYDATALCETCHGNGAEPGTPIVTCDKCRGAGQIQAVQRTRFGQMVRTALCDKCSGDGRIAEQPCHTCDGRGMVAVERRVKVDIPAGIADGQRLRITSRGHAGERGGPAGDLYVVVRVKEDERFLRDREDLITVVDVPAPLAALGTTIQVPTLDGDVPLDVPAGTQPGETILMNGRGMPPIGRGRTGDLKVVVNVVIPRRLSKKQKDLLEQLADSLTEENLRESEGMIAKLKRALAG; the protein is encoded by the coding sequence GTGCCACGCGATTACTACGAAGTCCTCGGCGTCGATCGGGAGGCCGACGAGGCCACGATCAAGAAGTCGTTCCGGCGGCTCGCGCGCGAGCTGCACCCGGACGTCAACGCGCACGACCCGCAGGCCGAGGAGAAGTTCAAGGAGGCGGCCGAGGCGTACGAGGTGCTGAGCGACGCCGACCGGCGCCGCACCTACGACGCGTACGGGCACGAGGGTCTCAAGGGCGCCGGCGGGGCGCCGAACTTCCAGGACTTCGGGTCGATCAGCGACCTGTTCAGCGCGTTCTTCGGGCAGGGCGGGTTCGACCAGGCCTTCGGCGGCACGCGCATGCGCGGCGGGGCCGTCCAGGGCGGCGACGTCGCGATCGCGGTGCAGATCACGCTCCAGGACGCCGCGCGCGGCTCGGAGATCGAGGTCGCCTACGACGCGACCGCGCTGTGCGAGACCTGCCACGGCAACGGCGCCGAGCCGGGCACGCCGATCGTCACCTGCGACAAGTGCCGCGGCGCGGGCCAGATCCAGGCCGTGCAGCGCACCCGGTTCGGCCAGATGGTGCGGACGGCGCTGTGCGACAAGTGCAGCGGCGACGGCCGGATCGCCGAGCAGCCGTGCCACACCTGCGACGGCCGCGGGATGGTCGCGGTCGAGCGGCGCGTGAAGGTCGACATCCCGGCGGGCATCGCCGACGGGCAGCGGCTGCGGATCACCAGTCGCGGCCACGCGGGCGAGCGCGGCGGGCCGGCGGGCGACCTGTACGTGGTCGTGCGCGTCAAGGAGGACGAGCGCTTCCTGCGCGACCGCGAGGACCTGATCACCGTGGTCGACGTGCCCGCGCCGCTGGCGGCGCTCGGGACGACGATCCAGGTGCCGACGCTGGACGGCGACGTGCCGCTGGACGTGCCCGCGGGCACGCAGCCGGGGGAGACGATCCTCATGAACGGCCGCGGCATGCCGCCGATCGGGCGCGGGCGCACCGGCGACCTGAAAGTGGTCGTCAACGTCGTGATCCCGCGGCGCCTGTCGAAGAAGCAGAAGGACCTCCTCGAGCAGCTCGCCGACTCGCTGACCGAGGAGAACCTGCGCGAGAGCGAAGGCATGATCGCCAAGCTCAAACGAGCTCTGGCCGGGTGA
- a CDS encoding 50S ribosomal protein L11 methyltransferase, with translation MIRLGIRVRAADAEVAYARLEPLLAGGFEEIEDGEHVELVVYGDAFGDIVFPELVSQSRTPVADGWETAWHKHLEPVTVGKLTVRPPWLPGPGLVVDPGDTFGLASHPTTKLCLQLLQELPPTPLADWGCGSGVLSVAAAHLGFAPVTAIELDPGAVATARKNGVDAHVADVTEAPPWARTVVANVTAALLGKMTGIPGPPETPVTLIVSGVIVDHADVPRTIFEPLGFTEADRRERDGWVAVRLETNA, from the coding sequence GTGATCCGGCTCGGCATCCGCGTTCGTGCCGCGGACGCGGAAGTCGCGTACGCGCGGCTGGAACCGCTGCTCGCCGGTGGGTTCGAGGAGATCGAGGACGGCGAGCACGTCGAGCTCGTCGTCTACGGCGACGCGTTCGGAGACATCGTCTTCCCGGAGCTCGTCTCGCAGTCGCGCACGCCCGTCGCGGACGGCTGGGAGACGGCGTGGCACAAGCACCTGGAGCCGGTGACCGTGGGGAAGCTGACGGTCCGGCCGCCGTGGCTGCCCGGTCCCGGGCTCGTCGTCGACCCCGGTGACACGTTCGGGCTCGCGTCGCACCCGACCACGAAGCTCTGCCTGCAGCTGCTGCAGGAGCTCCCGCCGACCCCGCTGGCCGACTGGGGCTGCGGCAGCGGCGTGCTGTCGGTGGCCGCGGCGCACCTCGGGTTCGCCCCGGTCACGGCGATCGAGCTCGACCCGGGCGCGGTGGCGACCGCCCGCAAGAACGGCGTCGACGCGCACGTCGCCGACGTCACCGAGGCGCCGCCGTGGGCACGCACCGTCGTGGCGAACGTCACCGCCGCGCTGCTGGGCAAGATGACCGGCATCCCCGGGCCGCCGGAGACGCCCGTGACGCTGATCGTGTCCGGTGTGATCGTCGACCACGCCGACGTGCCGCGGACGATCTTCGAGCCGCTCGGCTTCACCGAGGCCGACCGGCGCGAACGCGACGGCTGGGTGGCCGTCCGGTTGGAGACGAACGCATGA
- a CDS encoding 50S ribosomal protein L11 methyltransferase has product MKVPREHAEVALLDLMAFAPGGLEEVDLGDAVEYVLYGAEGELPALGDVRAAVGDALVEVSTSEVDEVDWHSFHHPLDVGPLRVRPPWHEPRDGALDVVIEPGMGFGTGSHATTRLTLELLTALTPEGALADWGCGSGILAIAAAKLGWEPVLACDIEPESVDEARAAAAHNGVALEVTRCDVRQGGPPAPTVLANLVRPLLLQVAANLTEVPERLIISGVETHEIDEVLLAFTRISLVERARREGNGWAAIELIRAPY; this is encoded by the coding sequence GTGAAAGTCCCTCGTGAGCACGCTGAGGTCGCGCTGCTCGACCTGATGGCCTTCGCCCCGGGTGGGCTCGAGGAGGTCGACCTGGGGGACGCCGTCGAGTACGTGCTCTACGGCGCCGAGGGCGAGCTGCCGGCGCTGGGCGACGTCCGCGCGGCGGTGGGCGACGCGCTCGTCGAGGTCTCCACGAGCGAGGTCGACGAGGTCGACTGGCACTCGTTCCACCATCCCCTCGACGTAGGGCCGCTGCGAGTCCGGCCGCCCTGGCACGAGCCGCGCGACGGCGCGCTGGACGTCGTGATCGAGCCCGGCATGGGCTTCGGCACCGGCTCGCACGCCACCACGCGGCTCACGCTGGAGCTGCTCACCGCGCTCACGCCCGAGGGCGCGCTCGCGGACTGGGGCTGCGGCAGCGGGATCCTGGCGATCGCGGCCGCCAAGCTCGGCTGGGAGCCCGTGCTGGCGTGCGACATCGAGCCCGAGTCGGTCGACGAGGCACGCGCGGCCGCGGCGCACAACGGCGTCGCGCTCGAGGTCACGCGCTGCGATGTGCGCCAGGGCGGCCCGCCCGCCCCGACCGTCCTCGCCAACCTCGTCCGCCCGCTCCTGCTCCAGGTCGCGGCCAACCTCACCGAGGTCCCCGAGCGCCTGATCATCTCCGGCGTGGAGACGCACGAGATCGACGAGGTCCTGCTCGCCTTCACGCGGATCTCGCTCGTCGAGCGCGCCCGCCGCGAGGGCAACGGCTGGGCCGCGATCGAGCTGATCCGCGCCCCGTACTGA
- a CDS encoding pyridoxal-phosphate dependent enzyme: MITLDDVQAAARRLEGVAHRTPVLSGRSLDEATGAGRVLLKAENLQRVGAFKFRGAYNAVASLPAEERRRGVATVSSGNHAQALALAARLHEVPAVILMPEDAPAGKLAATKGYGAEIVPFDRYEQDREDLLAALVEARGLTPVHPYDNPFVMAGQGTAALELIEDAGPLDVLLVCVGGGGLIAGCSTAARGLSPDTRVIGVEPEEGDDFVRSLAAGERVRVPVPRTIADGQQTPIPGELTFPVVQERVDEVITVSDAEIVTAMRLLFERAKTVAEPSGACAFAALLAGKVDAAGLRVGVTISGGNITAARFAELVGT, from the coding sequence GTGATCACGCTCGACGATGTGCAGGCTGCGGCGCGGCGGCTCGAGGGCGTCGCGCACCGCACTCCCGTTCTCAGTGGCCGCAGCCTCGACGAGGCCACCGGCGCGGGCCGCGTGCTGCTGAAGGCCGAGAACCTGCAGCGCGTCGGCGCGTTCAAGTTCCGGGGCGCCTACAACGCGGTCGCGTCGCTGCCCGCGGAGGAGCGCCGCCGCGGCGTGGCGACCGTGTCCAGCGGCAACCACGCGCAGGCGCTCGCGCTCGCGGCGCGGCTGCACGAGGTGCCCGCGGTGATCCTGATGCCCGAGGACGCGCCCGCGGGCAAGCTCGCGGCGACCAAGGGCTACGGCGCCGAGATCGTCCCGTTCGACCGTTACGAGCAGGACCGCGAGGATCTGCTGGCGGCGCTCGTCGAAGCGCGCGGGCTGACGCCGGTCCACCCGTACGACAACCCGTTCGTGATGGCCGGCCAGGGCACGGCCGCGCTGGAGCTGATCGAGGACGCCGGCCCGCTCGACGTCCTGCTCGTCTGCGTCGGCGGCGGCGGCCTGATCGCGGGCTGCTCGACGGCCGCGCGCGGCCTCTCGCCCGACACGCGCGTGATCGGCGTCGAGCCCGAGGAGGGCGACGACTTCGTCCGCTCGCTCGCGGCCGGCGAGCGCGTCCGGGTCCCCGTCCCGCGCACGATCGCCGACGGCCAGCAGACGCCGATCCCCGGCGAGCTCACGTTCCCGGTCGTCCAGGAGCGCGTCGACGAGGTGATCACGGTCTCCGACGCGGAGATCGTCACCGCGATGCGGCTGCTGTTCGAGCGGGCCAAGACGGTCGCCGAGCCGAGCGGCGCCTGCGCGTTCGCCGCGCTGCTGGCCGGCAAGGTCGACGCGGCCGGGCTGCGCGTGGGCGTGACGATCTCCGGCGGGAACATCACCGCGGCGCGGTTCGCCGAGCTCGTCGGCACGTGA
- a CDS encoding DUF192 domain-containing protein: protein MDTRLDGLPVRTLGGGLRIVEARTRRARGLGLARMDPMPADLGLELAPCRSVHTFGMRFALDLIWLDAAGRVVRVDEAVPPRRFRTCRRARSVIETLGGASPAFLAEHDRGDAEGDER from the coding sequence GTGGACACACGTCTCGACGGATTGCCGGTGCGGACGTTGGGCGGTGGGCTGCGGATCGTCGAGGCTCGAACCCGCCGCGCGCGCGGTCTCGGGCTCGCGCGGATGGACCCCATGCCCGCGGATCTGGGGCTGGAGCTGGCGCCGTGCCGGTCCGTGCACACGTTCGGCATGCGGTTCGCGCTCGACCTGATCTGGTTGGACGCAGCCGGGCGGGTCGTGCGGGTGGACGAGGCGGTGCCGCCGCGACGGTTCCGGACCTGCCGGCGGGCGCGCTCGGTGATCGAGACCCTCGGCGGCGCCTCGCCCGCGTTCCTAGCCGAACACGACCGCGGCGATGCCGAGGGCGACGAGCGCTGA
- a CDS encoding GatB/YqeY domain-containing protein, which translates to MQIAERIRADVTTAMKAGERERVQALRLVLSELQKAEKEGGADELAVLRRERKRRREAEEAYREAGRAELAAQEAQEAEIIEAYLPQELSDAELEALVEAGVQSTGASSPRDMGRVIKHVMEAAGGRADGKRVSTKVKEALS; encoded by the coding sequence TTGCAGATCGCTGAGCGCATCAGAGCCGACGTGACCACCGCCATGAAGGCGGGGGAACGCGAACGCGTCCAAGCGCTCCGCCTCGTCCTCTCCGAGCTTCAGAAGGCGGAGAAGGAAGGCGGAGCGGACGAGCTGGCGGTCCTGCGGCGCGAGCGCAAGCGGCGTCGCGAGGCCGAAGAGGCGTATCGCGAAGCCGGGCGCGCGGAGCTCGCGGCCCAGGAAGCCCAGGAGGCCGAGATCATCGAGGCCTACCTTCCGCAGGAGCTGAGCGATGCGGAGCTGGAAGCCCTTGTCGAAGCGGGAGTTCAGTCGACCGGAGCGTCGTCCCCGCGAGACATGGGGCGGGTGATCAAGCACGTGATGGAGGCCGCCGGCGGCCGCGCCGACGGGAAGAGGGTCTCGACCAAGGTGAAGGAAGCGCTTTCTTAG
- a CDS encoding PhoH family protein, with product MARRQLEVSNEVAAELAGSRDAALRTLEEQLDCEVFLRGNIVTLDGEAEAVQAGATVIRELSAMVERGHDIGPATVEAVARVLESNESPSKVLEDVVWRHRNLRVAPKSVNQKKYVDAIKRSTVTFGVGPAGTGKTFLAMAMATAALSRREVNRIILTRPAVEAGERLGFLPGDLMAKVDPYLRPLFDALNDMMDPEKVATHLEKGVIEVAPLAFMRGRTLNDSFVILDEAQNTTPEQMKMFLTRLGFGSRMVVTGDVTQVDLPRDQKSGLIVVNDILKSVEGIEFVRFGGDDVVRHKLVQRIVEAYDQHAADQPSGLRPARRTA from the coding sequence ATGGCACGTCGGCAGTTGGAAGTATCGAACGAGGTCGCCGCGGAGCTCGCCGGCTCGCGCGATGCGGCCCTGCGAACGTTGGAGGAGCAGCTCGACTGCGAGGTGTTCCTGCGCGGGAACATCGTCACGCTGGACGGTGAGGCCGAGGCGGTGCAGGCCGGCGCGACCGTGATCCGCGAGCTGTCGGCGATGGTGGAGCGCGGGCACGACATCGGGCCGGCGACGGTCGAGGCCGTCGCGCGCGTCCTGGAGTCCAACGAGTCGCCGTCGAAGGTGCTCGAGGACGTCGTCTGGCGCCACCGCAACCTGCGGGTCGCGCCCAAGTCCGTCAATCAGAAGAAGTACGTGGACGCGATCAAGCGCTCCACGGTCACGTTCGGCGTCGGCCCGGCCGGTACGGGCAAGACGTTCCTGGCGATGGCGATGGCCACGGCCGCGCTGTCCCGGCGCGAGGTCAACCGGATCATCCTCACCCGGCCGGCGGTGGAGGCGGGCGAGCGGCTCGGCTTCCTCCCGGGCGACCTGATGGCCAAGGTGGACCCGTACCTGCGTCCGCTGTTCGACGCCCTGAACGACATGATGGACCCGGAGAAGGTCGCCACCCATCTGGAGAAGGGCGTGATCGAGGTCGCGCCGCTCGCGTTCATGCGCGGCCGGACGCTCAACGACTCGTTCGTGATCCTCGACGAGGCGCAGAACACGACGCCCGAGCAGATGAAGATGTTCCTGACCCGGCTCGGGTTCGGCTCGCGGATGGTCGTCACCGGTGACGTCACGCAGGTCGACCTCCCGCGCGACCAGAAGTCCGGCCTGATCGTGGTCAACGACATCCTCAAGTCGGTCGAGGGCATCGAGTTCGTCCGCTTCGGCGGCGACGACGTGGTCCGCCACAAGCTCGTCCAGCGCATCGTCGAGGCGTACGACCAGCACGCCGCCGACCAGCCGTCCGGCTTGCGGCCGGCCCGCAGAACCGCATAA
- the ybeY gene encoding rRNA maturation RNase YbeY yields MLEVDVIGGALPAERVEEAVAYAAASAGFDHGHVAVSFVSPERIAELNLTWRGKVGPTDVLSFPIDEDDEDPLGERELGDVFICPEHTVDLTEAVVHGVLHLTGMDHETDEGEMLALQAEIMEWLR; encoded by the coding sequence GTGCTCGAAGTCGACGTGATCGGCGGCGCGCTCCCCGCGGAGCGCGTCGAGGAGGCGGTCGCCTACGCGGCCGCCTCGGCCGGGTTCGACCACGGCCACGTGGCCGTGTCCTTCGTCAGCCCCGAGCGGATCGCGGAGCTCAACCTGACGTGGCGCGGCAAGGTCGGCCCGACCGACGTGCTGTCGTTCCCGATCGACGAGGACGACGAGGACCCGCTGGGCGAGCGTGAGCTCGGGGACGTGTTCATCTGCCCGGAGCACACGGTCGACCTGACCGAGGCGGTCGTCCACGGCGTGCTGCACTTGACGGGTATGGATCACGAGACGGACGAGGGCGAGATGCTCGCCCTGCAGGCCGAGATCATGGAGTGGTTGCGATGA
- the era gene encoding GTPase Era → MTRSGFVALAGRPNVGKSTLVNAMVGRKVAIVSDKPQTTRRAIRGVVTSADFQLVLTDLPGVQRPRDALTARMQKRVETELSEADAALFVVNGDQGIGGAGDRFIAEALSQANLPIVIAVNKTDRMNHTKTVKALVFVTEQLGLPDAEVFPISARTGKGVPALTEYLASLLPEGPFYFPPEDHSDQPEDVMLAELVREQVLLRTRQEVPHAVEVQVEEIEERDNLTTVRAIMWVETESQKGILIGHHGKMIKSIGTAARKEIERELADHVHLDLSVRVRRSWRADDALLDRLGIT, encoded by the coding sequence ATGACCCGTTCCGGCTTCGTCGCCCTGGCCGGGCGCCCGAACGTCGGCAAGTCGACGTTGGTGAACGCGATGGTGGGCCGCAAGGTGGCGATCGTCTCGGACAAGCCGCAGACCACCCGCCGCGCGATCCGTGGCGTGGTGACGAGCGCCGACTTCCAGCTCGTGCTGACGGACCTGCCGGGCGTGCAGCGCCCGCGCGACGCGCTCACGGCCCGCATGCAGAAGCGCGTGGAGACCGAGCTCTCCGAGGCCGACGCCGCGCTGTTCGTCGTCAACGGCGACCAGGGCATCGGGGGCGCGGGGGACCGCTTCATCGCCGAGGCGCTCAGCCAGGCCAACCTGCCGATCGTGATCGCGGTCAACAAGACCGACCGCATGAACCACACCAAGACGGTGAAGGCCCTCGTGTTCGTCACCGAGCAGCTGGGGCTGCCGGACGCCGAGGTGTTCCCGATCTCGGCCCGCACCGGCAAGGGCGTTCCCGCGCTGACCGAGTACCTGGCCTCGCTGCTGCCCGAGGGCCCGTTCTACTTCCCGCCCGAGGACCACTCCGACCAGCCCGAGGACGTGATGCTCGCCGAGCTCGTCCGCGAGCAGGTGCTGCTGCGGACCCGCCAGGAGGTGCCGCATGCGGTCGAGGTGCAGGTCGAGGAGATCGAGGAGCGCGACAACCTCACCACCGTGCGGGCGATCATGTGGGTGGAGACGGAGTCCCAGAAGGGCATCCTGATCGGCCACCACGGCAAGATGATCAAGTCGATCGGCACGGCGGCGCGCAAGGAGATCGAGCGCGAGCTCGCCGATCACGTCCACCTGGACCTGAGCGTGCGCGTGCGCCGCTCCTGGCGCGCGGACGACGCGCTGCTGGACCGCCTCGGCATCACTTGA